A single region of the Brassica rapa cultivar Chiifu-401-42 chromosome A03, CAAS_Brap_v3.01, whole genome shotgun sequence genome encodes:
- the LOC117133004 gene encoding uncharacterized protein LOC117133004 produces MSRRWSLRGKEIAVDDEDVVPAGLPERLFATDRFPCERINMYSTIDFLLCVRDALNGTEEMAMLLRSCFGTLFRFPVRRVLMGKVIHGMLTRQVLTKKKYELWPVFGGNPFRFSLVEFGEVTGLPCDEFEEGYSIDYELPATEENYAYWERLIGPDRDATIADLVAMVLGDTGMPASRKLRLCLIIIVDGVLVPTSQIQKPSLKHVNLVKNIKNFLAFQWGRESFAWAIRTMKPCPKVMGKCEDPNGDFCKKLRQKTLRILGFPLALQLVAFELIPQLLKQARGDDSTTLLTFPGQVLPQHAGLTVVHLRKAEHEAGLVVQPMMEISGTHDERWAAWDDEKYDKKVENMLGMIKNGYAFSKGDWGGGDVGDPIYKHGVKVNAKKRKGAANIGVTEAPVLKQRRVSGYFRRGAMLDAQQYKRMEAHVQELVLEVQKLKNVVERQGRKFEKWKTFVKGKGSIKKQGSIKSRSKRRSLQGREWTVRRCPVAEDEDESAEEYVPVISAGDTEGEGDVKTPEHSSEDRPSLLVRLPPGDGVPLQWVEPGAGDKVVYRAVHSQTFFVHSEEEDSSVGGGSREQGGSGDGLDASAMSALDAIVLAATGVKAGDRQSEGTPTEVLDVSSVRGGEETLMATEAENKEENHDVAEGMGEPPLGSEAVIEAEDKVLFEDHVTVAGVGEVQKVDTETEDKADESEGAGEKDEAGIAKVLVEDHLTEEKTEKIVKEKGETMSEEKGDLMIVEEGKGEEKIENENDESDSQEVGDSEDAEITGVGPNTNVLVVSDTSDGGRTGRHEPVEQEGELAAVLLAKDQYIVPDIVPTVEDCDYAYFERVLLANLKVMHKNAGGYNLDNEFFINLATPCKWVSSTHMDVLADYVGRLHGEALRRNRAMLVAPWFSAHLQVKERSFKAARRKTRIATDAKLTKFLTVEGKTWGVDVDTLYAPMIWGGDHWVGLCIRLATWDILVFDLNPRLKSEDQVALLMEPVAGILPYLAKKVCPPQAVGEHALVPFHVERVVGLYENRRSGDCGPLAIKFLEMHATGNEEPTMAGLTDDLVDIFRKQYAMEIYKDWVVPLYL; encoded by the exons ATGTCTCGACGGTGGAGTCTTCGTGGTAAAGAGATTGCCGTTG ACGATGAAGATGTTGTACCGGCCGGTCTACCGGAAAGGTTATTTGCAACGGATCGTTTCCCATGCGAGAGAATCAACATGTACTCTACTATAGATTTTCTGCTGTGCGTTAGAGACGCACTAAACGGTACCGAGGAGATGGCGATGCTCCTGAGATCTTGCTTTGGAACCCTATTTAGGTTTCCTGTCCGTAGGGTGCTGATGGGCAAAGTGATACACGGGATGCTGACAAGGCAGGTGCTAACGAAGAAGAAATATGAGTTGTGGCCGGTGTTTGGTGGAAACCCCTTCAGATTCTCATTGGTGGAGTTTGGTGAGGTTACTGGGTTGCCCTGTGACGAGTTCGAAGAGGGGTACAGCATCGACTACGAGTTGCCGGCTACAGAGGAGAACTATGCGTACTGGGAAAGGTTGATTGGGCCAGACAGGGATGCGACAATAGCAGACCTTGTGGCCATGGTTTTAGGCGACACGGGGATGCCGGCTTCGCGCAAGTTGAGGTTGTGTTTGATAATAATTGTAGACGGGGTGCTAGTGCCTACATCTCAGATACAGAAGCCGAGTCTGAAACATGTTAATCTTGTGAAGAATATCAAAAACTTCCTTGCTTTCCAGTGGGGTAGGGAATCGTTTGCTTGGGCGATTAGAACGATGAAGCCATGTCCTAAAGTGATGGGTAAGTGTGAGGATCCAAATGGAGATTTCTGTAAGAAGCTGAGGCAGAAGACTCTTAGGATTCTGGGTTTTCCGCTGGCGTTGCAGTTGGTGGCGTTCGAACTTATCCCCCAGTTGCTGAAACAAGCACGCGGCGATGATAGCACGACATTGCTCACTTTCCCAGGGCAAGTGTTGCCACAGCATGCAGGGTTGACTGTGGTTCATTTGCGCAAAGCAGAGCATGAGGCGGGG TTGGTTGTGCAGCCGATGATGGAGATAAGTGGAACCCACGACGAAAGGTGGGCAGCCTGGGATGATGAGAAGTATGACAAAAAGGTGGAGAACATGCTTGGGATGATAAAAAACGGGTATGCGTTTAGCAAAGGTGATTGGGGCGGAGGCGATGTAGGTGATCCAATTTACAAGCACGGTGTGAAAGTGAATGCTAAGAAGCGGAAGGGCGCAGCGAACATCGGAGTGACGGAAGCACCCGTTCTAAAACAAAGACGTGTTAGCGGTTATTTTAGACGTGGAGCTATGTTGGATGCACAGCAGTATAAGAGGATGGAGGCGCATGTCCAAGAACTGGTGTTAGAAGTTCAGAAGCTCAAGAACGTGGTTGAGAGACAAGGTAGGAAGTTTGAGAAATGGAAGACCTTTGTTAAGGGTAAGGGCTCAATCAAAAAACAAGGGAGTATTAAGAGTAGGTCCAAGAGGAGAAGCTTACAGGGAAGGGAATGGACTGTAAGACGGTGCCCGGTGGCAGAGGACGAGGATGAGAGTGCGGAGGAGTATGTTCCAGTTATTAGCGCCGGCGACACGGAGGGCGAAGGAGACGTTAAAACACCTGAACATAGTTCAGAGGACAGGCCGTCTTTGTTAGTTAGGTTGCCACCGGGCGACGGTGTACCTTTGCAATGGGTTGAACCAGGGGCTGGGGACAAAGTTGTATATCGGGCCGTGCACAGCCAAACGTTCTTTGTGCACAGTGAGGAAGAG GATAGCAGCGTTGGTGGTGGGAGCCGAGAGCAAGGAGGGTCTGGCGACGGGCTGGATGCTAGT GCTATGTCCGCTTTGGATGCTATAGTGTTGGCAGCCACCGGAGTCAAGGCTGGTGATAGGCAATCAGAG GGGACCCCTACGGAGGTGCTTGATGTTTCGTCTGTTAGGGGTGGTGAGGAAACTCTGATGGCAACAGAAGCTGAGAATAAG GAGGAGAACCACGATGTAGCTGAGGGCATGGGGGAGCCACCTTTAGGGTCTGAGGCGGTGATAGAGGCAGAGGACAAG GTTTTGTTTGAGGACCATGTGACCGTGGCTGGGGTGGGTGAGGTACAAAAAGTGGACACCGAGACAGAGGATAAG GCGGACGAGTCTGAGGGAGCTGGAGAAAAGGATGAGGCAGGCATAGCTAAG GTTTTGGTTGAGGACCATTTGACAGAGGAGAAG ACGGAAAAGATTGTGAAGGAGAAGGGTGAGACCATGAGTGAAGAGAAGGGTGATCTCATGATTGTAGAGGAGGGCAAAGGCgaagaaaaaattgaaaacgaGAACGATGAAAGCGATAGTCAG GAGGTGGGTGATTCGGAGGATGCGGAGATAACAGGGGTGGGTCCAAACACGAATGTTTTGGTTGTTAGTGATACATCTGATGGGGGGCGGACTGGAAGGCATGAGCCAGTTGAACAAGAAGGTGAACTGGCGGCAGTGTTACTGGCAAAGGATCAGTACATTGTACCGGACATTGTCCCGACTGTTGAAGATTGCGACTACGCCTACTTCGAACGAGTGTTGCTTGCCAATCTAAAAGT GATGCATAAAAATGCGGGTGGATATAATCTGGACAACGAGTTTTTCATAAATCTGGCTACGCCTTGCAAATGGGTTAGTAGCACG CATATGGATGTGCTGGCGGATTACGTTGGGAGATTGCATGGAGAGGCCTTAAGACGAAACCGGGCGATGTTGGTTGCGCCCTGGTTTTCAGCACACTTGCAAGTGAAGGAGAGGTCATTCAAAGCGGCGAGACGCAAAACCCGCATAGCAACTGATGCGAAGCTAACGAAGTTCCTTACAGTAGAGGGGAAGACGTGGGGGGTTGACGTGGACACGCTGTACGCCCCAATGATTTGGGGAGGGGATCATTGGGTGGGGCTTTGCATACGACTTGCGACGTGGGATATATTGGTATTTGATCTGAACCCCCGTTTGAAGAGTGAGGACCAAGTAGCTTTGCTGATGGAACCTGTGGCGGGAATCCTTCCTTACCTTGCGAAGAAAGTGTGTCCACCGCAAGCGGTTGGAGAACATGCGCTTGTGCCCTTCCATGTTGAGAGGGTAGTTGGTTTGTATGAAAACCGGCGCAGCGGGGACTGTGGGCCTTTGGCCATTAAGTTCCTGGAAATGCACGCGACGGGCAATGAGGAACCAACGATGGCTGGGCTAACCGATGATCTGGTGGACATATTCCGGAAACAGTATGCGATGGAGATTTATAAAGACTGGGTAGTGCCTTTGTACTTGTGA
- the LOC103861799 gene encoding uncharacterized protein LOC103861799 isoform X1 — protein MKGLEMVVTSSLSSTPSIFFFSLGAADPQVSSSSLHGRLTIPLIPYSSSLVKGLRRHQDATRARGGAVRVLANPNASSPPPGRVKAKKEVIMVDPLEAKRLAAKQMEEIKGRERQQRRREIEAINGAWAIIGLTIGLIIEAQTGKGILAQLVGYWSALLHLFTPST, from the exons ATGAAAGGCTTAGAAATGGTGGTGACGTCGTCTCTCTCTTCAACGCcgtctatcttcttcttctccctcgGAGCTGCTGATCCTCAAGTTTCTTCTTCCAGTCTCCATGGACGCCTTACGATTCCTTTGATTCCCTATTCCTCTTCTCTAGT AAAGGGACTAAGAAGACACCAAGATGCAACAAGAGCCAGAGGTGGAGCAGTTCGAGTCCTAGCTAATCCAAAC GCGTCATCTCCTCCTCCAGGAAGAGTAAAGGCAAAAAAGGAGGTAATCATGGTAGACCCTCTTGAGGCCAAGAGATTAGCAGCGAAGCAAATGGAAGAGATTAAAGGCAGAGAGAGGCAACAGAGAAGGCGTGAAATAGAGGCTATTAACGGAGCCTGGGCAATCATAGGACTCACCATTGGCCTTATAATCGAAGCCCAAACGGGGAAGGGTATCTTGGCTCAG TTGGTTGGTTATTGGTCTGCGCTTCTGCATCTATTCACTCCATCAACATAA
- the LOC103861801 gene encoding uncharacterized protein LOC103861801: MAFLCSSSLPSCSVAIFSKSNTDGFRSSPSYRLRLRPISASHVLAPAIDRSAIVISETVSEDELWAAACLRVRTFNELNPSSFNIQDHRRYLAEREFEALKERVSGKREGFTRVSCVNATLPLSQLSTSSEDLCSACKYSDGIEDRVVVGSLDLNQCRWLPDEIAGTKPEGFSVDFARAYLSNVCVAKELHRNGVGYKLIEKSKVVAREWGITDMYVHVTVVNEAAKRLYMKSGFVQESAEPAWQARYLNRPQRLLLWLSLPTS; the protein is encoded by the exons ATGGCGTTTCTCTGTTCATCGTCTCTTCCTTCATGCTCTGTCGCCATTTTCAGCAAGTCAAACACAGATGGATTCCGTTCTTCTCCTTCCTATAGGCTCCGGTTACGTCCTATCTCCGCCTCACACGTTCTTGCTCCAGCGATCGACAGGTCAGCGATCGTCATATCCGAAACAGTGTCTGAGGACGAGCTTTGGGCTGCAGCTTGCCTCCGCGTGCGGACCTTCAACGAACTCAACCCTTCTTCTTTCAATATCCAA GATCACAGAAGATACTTGGCAGAGCGTGAGTTCGAAGCGCTTAAGGAGAGAGTTTCAGGGAAGAGGGAAGGGTTTACGAGGGTGTCCTGCGTAAATGCTACTCTTCCGTTATCTCAACTATCAACCTCTTCTGAGGATTTATGCTCTGCATGTAAG TATTCTGATGGGATAGAAGACAGAGTTGTGGTGGGGAGCCTTGATCTTAACCAATGCCGTTGGCTTCCTGATGAAATCGCTGGAACAAAACCAGAG GGGTTTAGTGTGGATTTTGCGAGGGCATACTTGAGCAACGTCTGTGTTGCGAAAGAGCTGCATCGTAATGGAGTTGGTTACAAGCTCATTGAAAAGTCCAAAGTAGTTGCTAGAGAATGGG GAATAACGGATATGTACGTGCATGTGACGGTGGTCAATGAAGCAGCTAAGAGGTTATACATGAAAAGTGGGTTCGTGCAAGAGAGCGCTGAGCCGGCGTGGCAAGCTCGATACCTTAACAGGCCACAACGGCTCCTCCTCTGGCTCTCTCTCCCTACTTCATGA
- the LOC103861799 gene encoding uncharacterized protein LOC103861799 isoform X2, which yields MKGLEMVVTSSLSSTPSIFFFSLGAADPQVSSSSLHGRLTIPLIPYSSSLVKGLRRHQDATRARGGAVRVLANPNASPPPGRVKAKKEVIMVDPLEAKRLAAKQMEEIKGRERQQRRREIEAINGAWAIIGLTIGLIIEAQTGKGILAQLVGYWSALLHLFTPST from the exons ATGAAAGGCTTAGAAATGGTGGTGACGTCGTCTCTCTCTTCAACGCcgtctatcttcttcttctccctcgGAGCTGCTGATCCTCAAGTTTCTTCTTCCAGTCTCCATGGACGCCTTACGATTCCTTTGATTCCCTATTCCTCTTCTCTAGT AAAGGGACTAAGAAGACACCAAGATGCAACAAGAGCCAGAGGTGGAGCAGTTCGAGTCCTAGCTAATCCAAACG CATCTCCTCCTCCAGGAAGAGTAAAGGCAAAAAAGGAGGTAATCATGGTAGACCCTCTTGAGGCCAAGAGATTAGCAGCGAAGCAAATGGAAGAGATTAAAGGCAGAGAGAGGCAACAGAGAAGGCGTGAAATAGAGGCTATTAACGGAGCCTGGGCAATCATAGGACTCACCATTGGCCTTATAATCGAAGCCCAAACGGGGAAGGGTATCTTGGCTCAG TTGGTTGGTTATTGGTCTGCGCTTCTGCATCTATTCACTCCATCAACATAA